A window of the Branchiostoma floridae strain S238N-H82 chromosome 12, Bfl_VNyyK, whole genome shotgun sequence genome harbors these coding sequences:
- the LOC118427634 gene encoding flocculation protein FLO11-like, producing the protein MVSVFHVKPGISPLPMVILTTMASSYVWLLLLSAVNLGESAACTNGGTYTTSSNATITTDNYPSFYPKSSCTWSLQVTHGSVILLKFSSFDIEEFGNCAFENVIIYDGNTTGTALGQFCGTILPPAMLSTSNTMTVVLTTFGFSNTEYTGFSASFTEQSTSSGLDSGCSNLATWTGTAAGSIASMHYGTSANYDDNAYCKWEITVAPGKYVNLTFHRTFWVDPFCVEADRVTVYSGVTTGLTELDSFCGHTAPSSLQSCSNKMTVEFTSDSSNEYTGFLASFSQSDTDPACASGTASMTSTAERTSSAAMTTGSTTTRQVTTPVRMVSTASTQSPSTSRTTSSTTTAPQPSTSRTTSSTTTAPQSSTSRTTSSTTTAPQSSTSRTTTTTSPSSTSRTTASTTTPQISTTRTTTSTTITPAQSTSRTTTATSPPSTPSTPSPPSTPLERTKTTTSPSSTSRTTTTTTPTTSPPSSTSRTTTSAAPGVSATHRTTTAETTRTNPSVPTSSATQHVPTSSTPTSGGSAVYTASTTSAQATTSGRGTHAATTTGSAKAPKKNVVQLWVIGSVVGSGMGAIVVATMTIFCCCLKKDANRVTTV; encoded by the exons ATGGTCTCAGTGTTCCATGTGAAACCTGGTATCAGTCCACTCCCAATGGTCATCTTGACGACGATGGCATCTTCATATGTTTGGTTACTTTTGCTAAGCGCTGTCAACCTTGGCGAATCGGCAG CATGTACCAACGGGGGTACGTACACCACGTCGTCCAACGCCACCATCACAACAGACAACTACCCGTCCTTCTACCCAAAAAGCAGCTGTACTTGGAGTCTGCAGGTCACCCATGGCTCGGTTATCCTGTTGAAATTCAGCTCCTTTGACATCGAAGAATTCGGAAATTGTGCCTTTGAAAATGTGATCATTTACGACGGCAACACCACAGGAACGGCACTAG GACAATTTTGTGGAACCATCTTACCACCTGCCATGTTGTCTACAAGTAACACCATGACAGTAGTTCTGACAACGTTTGGATTCAGTAACACGGAGTACACTGGCTTCTCTGCTTCATTCACAGAGCAAAGCACATCCTCAG GACTCGACTCGGGCTGTTCCAACCTTGCGACCTGGACCGGTACTGCAGCTGGGTCCATCGCGTCCATGCACTACGGCACCAGTGCTAACTACGACGACAACGCTTACTGCAAATGGGAGATCACCGTCGCGCCTGGGAAGTACGTCAACTTGACCTTTCACCGGACCTTCTGGGTCGACCCGTTTTGCGTAGAGGCCGACAGAGTGACGGTCTACTCTGGTGTTACCACTGGACTGACAGAGCTGG ATTCATTCTGCGGTCACACAGCTCCCTCCTCACTTCAGTCATGCTCGAACAAAATGACTGTAGAGTTCACATCGGACTCGAGCAACGAGTACACTGGCTTTCTCGCATCATTTTCACAATCAG ACACAGATCCAGCTTGTGCTTCCGGTACTGCGTCGATGACGTCAACTGCTGAGAGAACGTCAAGTGCCGCCATGACGACAGGTTCGACTACAACACGCCAGGTCACTACACCAGTACGAATGGTGTCAACCGCAAGTACACAATCGCCGTCTACGTCACGTACAACGTCATCAACAACAACTGCACCGCAGCCATCCACGTCACGTACAACGTCATCAACAACAACTGCACCGCAGTCATCTACGTCACGTACAACGTCATCAACAACAACTGCACCGCAGTCATCTACGTCACGTACAACAACAACTACGTCACCGTCATCCACGTCACGTACAACGGCATCAACAACTACACCGCAGATATCTACGACGCGTACAACAACTTCAACAACTATTACACCTGCACAATCTACGTCACGTACAACAACAGCTACGTCACCGCCATCTACGCCATCTACGCCATCTCCGCCATCTACGCCACTAGAACGTACAAAAACAACTACGTCACCGTCATCTACGTCacgtacaacaacaacaacaacaccaacaacaTCACCACCGTCATCCACGTCACGTACAACTACATCTGCGGCTCCCGGTGTGTCAGCCACGCACCGAACTACAACAGCAGAGACGACTCGAACCAACCCTTCGGTACCAACATCATCAGCAACACAGCATGTACCGACTTCATCTACGCCTACCAGCGGTGGGTCAGCGGTGTATACAGCCTCTACAACGTCTGCACAGGCGACAACGTCAGGTAGAGGTACACATGCTGCAACCACTACAG GGTCCGCCAAAGCCCCAAAGAAAAACGTTGTTCAACTGTGGGTTATTGGATCAGTGGTCGGATCTGGAATGGGTGCTATCGTCGTGGCTACCATGACTATCTTCTGTTGTTGTCTTAAAAAGGATGCAAACCGCGTCACAACAGTGTAG